A DNA window from Camelina sativa cultivar DH55 chromosome 17, Cs, whole genome shotgun sequence contains the following coding sequences:
- the LOC109130029 gene encoding uncharacterized protein LOC109130029, with the protein MTVMYLWAFGNKPPSNMMVICPYSTFLGDIIDFLQKFGFNIIQPFPCHAPYSESLWTRFILEDSWELEFEEDKCSETGEHAAWVCSVCDDISGQGFENFKKHLKSREHFKKHLKSREHELEMNEDAVESADEAPLDSLASTMDKISLHAGHNINHVGKNMVVAGAVVPCLSVQEATEGKILQAHLRTNGRREEE; encoded by the exons ATGACCGTTATGTATCTGTGGGCCTTTGGCAATAAACCTCCATCTAATATGATGGTCATATGCCCCTATTCAACATTCTTAGGCGATATTATTGACTTTCTACAAAAGTTTGGATTCAACATTATTCAGCCGTTTCCATGTCACGCTCCTTATTCAGAGTCCCTCTGGACAAGATTTATTCTAGAAG ATTCATGGGAATTGGAATTTGAGGAGGATAAGTGCAGTGAAACGGGTGAACATGCCGCTTGGGTTTGCTCAGTATGCGACGATATTTCTGGCCAAGgctttgaaaatttcaaaaagcaTCTTAAAAGTCGAGAACATTTCAAAAAGCATCTTAAAAGTCGAGAACATGAACTGGAG ATGAACGAGGATGCAGTTGAATCCGCAGATGAGGCTCCCCTTGATTCTCTTGCTTCCACCATG GACAAGATATCTTTGCATGCTGGGCATAATATCAACCATGTTGGGAAAAACATGGTTGTAGCCGGAGCTGTGGTCCCTTGCTTATCTGTACAAGAAGCAACGGAAG GAAAAATATTACAAGCACACTTGAGGACAAACGGAAGACGtgaagaagaataa
- the LOC104754433 gene encoding pentatricopeptide repeat-containing protein At1g03100, mitochondrial isoform X1: MLSWRKTKLRAVLLHQSRLTSLFRGVLLLDAIEVTGTQSRASLQHGLAGKTVLYNARNPTVLSTLRTVTTFHVWSIKRTEAFSTISGSILLQARDPAKLNEEIQIAVDEHRCDEAWRLFEQHMQMEGFPRKSVVNNVLVCFAESLDSNWLQKGYTLVEQAYEESKQNLLEKEPLLYLSLALAKSGMAVPASTILRKLVETEEYPHVSSWSAVLGHMSLAGSGSYLSAELVLEIGYLFQNNRVDPRKKSNASLLAMKPNTQALNIALAGCLLFGTTRKAEQLLDMIPKIGVKADANLLVIMAHIYERNGRREELRKLQRHIDEACNLNDSQFWQFYNCLLMCHLKFGDLESASKMVLEMLRRGKVARNSLGAAILGFDTADDDSLNLKKVSGKGSEIKEHDNPETKGVSIHSMIPYDEFSRDRKFLKLEAEAKDVLGSLLAKLHVQVKLITSKRGVLQPTEEIYVKLAKAFLESGKMKELAEFLLKAEHEDSPVSSDNSMLVNVINACISLGMLDQAHDLLDEMRMAGIRTGSSVYSLLLKAYCKTNRTREVTSLLRDAQKAGIQLDSSCYEALIQSQVIQNDTHGALNVFKEMKEAKIPRGGNQQFEKLLKGCEGNAEAGLMSKLLREIREGQSLDAGVHDWNNVIHFFSKKGLMQDAEKALTRMRSLGHSPNAQTFHSMVTGYAAIGSKYTEVTELWGEMKSIAAATSLMRFDQELLDAVLYTFVRGGFFSRANEVVEMMEKRNMFVDKYNYRMLFLKYHKTAYKGKAPKVQSESQLKKREAGLVFKKWLGLS; encoded by the exons GTACTCAATCTCGAGCTTCTTTACAACATGGTTTGGCGGGTAAAACTGTTCTGTATAACGCCAGGAACCCCACTGTGTTATCTACACTTCGTACTGTTACCACGTTTCATGTATGGTCTATCAAAAGAACAGAAGCATTTTCAACCATTTCTGGATCTATATTGCTTCAAGCCAGGGATCCTGCTAAACTTAATGAAGAAATTCAAATTGCAGTTGATGAACATAGATGTGATGAAGCTTGGAGATTGTTTGAACAACACATGCAAATGGAAGGGTTTCCGCGAAAATCTGTTGTCAAcaatgttttggtttgttttgctGAGAGTCTTGATTCCAATTGGCTACAAAAGGGTTACACTTTAGTGGAACAAGCCTACGAGGAGAGTAAACAGAATTTGCTGGAGAAGGAACCTCTTTTATATCTCTCCTTGGCTCTCGCCAAGTCTGGCATGGCTGTTCCTGCATCAACGATCTTGAGGAAGCTGGTTGAGACAGAAGAGTATCCTCATGTGAGTTCCTGGTCTGCGGTGTTAGGACATATGTCTCTTGCGGGTTCAGGAAGTTATCTTTCTGCGGAGTTGGTTCTTGAGATTGGTTACTTGTTTCAGAATAACAGAGTTGATCCACGAAAGAAGAGCAACGCATCTTTGCTTGCAATGAAGCCTAATACTCAGGCATTGAACATTGCTTTGGCgggttgtttgttgtttgggACAACACGGAAAGCTGAACAGCTTCTTGATATGATACCAAAGATCGGTGTTAAAGCTGATGCAAACTTGTTAGTAATAATGGCTCATATATACGAAAGAAATGGGCGGCGAGAGGAACTGAGGAAGCTTCAAAGGCATATAGATGAAGCTTGTAACTTGAATGATTCTCAGTTTTGGCAATTTTATAACTGTTTGCTCATGTGTCACCTGAAATTTGGGGATCTTGAATCTGCTTCGAAAATGGTTCTGGAAATGCTAAGAAGAGGAAAGGTAGCAAGGAACTCACTTGGAGCCGCCATTCTTGGATTTGATACTGCAGATGATGATAGTTTGAATCTCAAAAAAGTGTCTGGAAAAGGATCGGAGATTAAAGAACACGATAATCCCGAAACTAAAGGGGTTTCTATTCACAGTATGATTCCCTATGATGAGTTCTCTAGAGACAGGAAGTTTTTGAAACTTGAAGCTGAGGCTAAGGATGTTCTTGGTTCATTGTTGGCTAAGTTGCATGTACAGGTCAAATTGATTACCTCCAAACGCGGTGTTCTGCAGCCGACGGAAGAGATTTATGTGAAATTAGCAAAGGCATTCCTGGAAAGTGGGAAGATGAAAGAGTTAGCAGAGTTTCTGTTAAAGGCAGAACATGAAGACTCCCCTGTTTCTAGTGATAACTCGATGCTGGTGAATGTTATCAACGCTTGTATTTCCCTAGGAATGTTGGATCAGGCGCATGATCTACTCGATGAGATGCGTATGGCTGGGATAAGAACCGGTTCTTCG GTTTATTCTTTGCTCCTCAAAGCGTACTGCAAAACCAACCGAACTAGAGAAGTGACATCACTCCTTAGAGATGCTCAAAAGGCAGGGATTCAGTTAGACTCAAGCTGTTATGAAGCTTTAATCCAGTCTCAAGTGATTCAGAACGATACTCATGGAGCTCTCAATGTGTTCAAGGAAATGAAAGAGGCAAAGATACCGAGAGGTGGCAATCAGCAGTTCGAGAAGCTCTTAAAGGGATGTGAAGGAAACGCAGAGGCGGGACTTATGTCGAAACTCTTGAGAGAAATCAGAGAAGGGCAGAGTTTGGATGCTGGTGTCCATGATTGGAACAATGTAATCCATTTCTTTAGCAAGAAAGGTTTGATGCAAGATGCAGAGAAGGCGTTAACGAGGATGAGAAGTCTTGGGCATTCGCCAAATGCTCAAACTTTTCATTCTATGGTCACAGGGTATGCAGCCATAGGGAGTAAATACACAGAGGTCACTGAGCTATGGGGAGAAATGAAGTCCATAGCCGCAGCTACTTCATTGATGAGGTTTGATCAAGAGTTGCTCGATGCGGTGCTCTACACGTTTGTTAGAGGCGGATTTTTCTCGCGGGCTAATGAAGTTGTGGAGATGATGGAGAAAAGGAATATGTTTGTTGATAAGTACAATTATCGGATGCTCTTCTTGAAGTATCACAAGACTGCTTATAAAGGCAAAGCTCCAAAAGTTCAGAGTGAGTCTCAGCTCAAAAAGAGAGAAGCTGGTTTAGTATTCAAGAAATGGCTCGGGCTATCTTGA